The Arachis hypogaea cultivar Tifrunner chromosome 16, arahy.Tifrunner.gnm2.J5K5, whole genome shotgun sequence genome contains a region encoding:
- the LOC112697549 gene encoding U-box domain-containing protein 45, producing the protein MANCHRNNVGSLVLGHHPTKSSAATVSGNVRLWNSLSAASFRRIIFDALSCGGAAYRRNNHTDSASSTDGSDSDSECPKPNPNPKRNVRSEKLSDLLSMADSEVDAETETKKKEEALDDLKRLVSELQAEDSPPVKRVAAASAVRRLAREDAEVRVTFAMLGAIPPLAAMLDLEDLDSQVASLYALLNLGIGNDANKAAIVKVGSVHKMLKLIESPDSVETSVSEAIVANFLGLSALDSNKPIIGSSAAVPFLVRTLQNLDNKTSSQAKQDALRAMYNLSIFPGNVSFILETNLVPFLINSVGDMEVTNRALAILSNLVSTREGRKATSAVPDAFPILVDVLNWTDSPECQEKASYVLMIMAHKSYGDRQAMIEAGIASSLLELSLLGTTLAQKRASRILECLRVDKGKQVSGSFGGNLGATVSAPICGSSSSCAKMDGGGKDGSDEEEEMMSEEKKAVKQLVQQSLQNNMRKIAKRANLPQDTVPSDHFKSLTASSTSKSLPF; encoded by the exons ATGGCAAACTGTCACCGGAACAACGTCGGATCCCTCGTTCTCGGCCACCACCCTACAAAGTCCTCCGCCGCTACCGTTAGCGGCAACGTCCGCCTGTGGAACTCCCTCTCCGCCGCCTCCTTCCGCCGCATTATCTTCGACGCCCTCAGCTGCGGTGGCGCCGCTTACCGCCGGAATAATCACACCGACTCAGCCTCCTCCACCGACGGATCCGATTCCGACTCTGAATGCCCGAAACCTAACCCTAACCCGAAGCGCAATGTGAGGTCCGAGAAGCTCTCGGATCTCCTGAGCATGGCGGATTCGGAGGTGGACGCGGAAACCGAgacgaagaagaaggaggaggctcTTGACGACCTGAAGCGCCTCGTGTCGGAGCTTCAGGCGGAGGATTCGCCTCCGGTAAAGCGAGTAGCCGCAGCTTCCGCCGTGAGGAGGCTGGCGAGGGAGGACGCTGAGGTTAGAGTGACGTTCGCAATGCTCGGAGCGATTCCGCCGCTTGCAGCCATGCTCGATTTAGAAGACCTCGATTCTCAGGTAGCTTCGCTCTACGCGTTGCTTAACCTTGGAATCGGAAACGATGC AAATAAAGCTGCTATTGTGAAAGTTGGGTCTGTACACAAGATGTTGAAGCTAATTGAATCTCCAGATTCTGTGGAAACATCAGTTTCAGAAGCAATAGTTGCAAACTTTCTCGGATTGAGTGCTTTGGATTCGAACAAACCAATAATTGGATCCTCTGCAGCAGTACCATTCCTAGTTAGAACCCTCCAGAATTTAGATAATAAAACAAGCTCCCAAGCCAAACAAGATGCTCTCAGAGCAATGTACAATCTTTCAATCTTCCCAGGCAATGTTTCATTCATTTTGGAAACCAACTTGGTCCCATTTCTGATAAACTCCGTAGGAGATATGGAAGTAACCAACCGAGCCCTCGCAATCCTAAGCAACTTGGTGTCAACAAGAGAGGGTAGGAAGGCCACTAGTGCCGTCCCGGATGCTTTCCCTATCCTTGTGGATGTGTTGAATTGGACTGACTCACCGGAATGCCAAGAAAAGGCATCTTATGTTTTGATGATAATGGCACACAAATCTTATGGCGATAGGCAGGCCATGATTGAGGCTGGGATTGCGTCGTCACTCCTTGAGTTGTCCCTTCTTGGCACCACATTGGCACAGAAAAGGGCCTCAAGGATATTGGAATGTTTGAGGGTAGACAAAGGGAAGCAGGTTTCAGGGAGCTTTGGAGGGAATTTAGGCGCAACGGTATCCGCCCCAATCTGCGGATCGTCATCGTCTTGTGCAAAGATGGATGGAGGGGGAAAGGATGGTTCGGACGAGGAGGAGGAGATGATGAGTGAGGAGAAGAAAGCAGTGAAGCAGTTAGTCCAGCAGAGTCTGCAAAACAATATGAGGAAGATTGCTAAAAGGGCCAATTTGCCTCAAGATACTGTTCCTTCAGATCATTTTAAATCACTCACTGCAAGTTCAACTTCGAAGAGCCTGCCATTTTGA
- the LOC112805929 gene encoding uncharacterized protein yields MQEVQREARSKRKLILKDKENTKRTTIQGNSSDGSNDVHFQSVLSNITNGLNTGEKERCSNISDISNSGITCEAYDSPCHQTSQQQLQQTSNNIDQLQSQHSLEYSNRIRLQRDARLNRKTMLLQKRHGASKSNSNLDTKELEEVCIAEKGRHLRQRKTFLKELAINLSKIFEEVEDITENTTILDDSVQIEYPAIFDVAENTDVIDIGDPEFFCRHCDAMMWYEERSEKSKTGSNIEFSICCMRGKVQLPFLQRPPQLLQGLLSGADQRSKHFKDNIRTYNSMFCFTSLGGKIETSINDGTGPPQFIVSGQNYHRIGSLVPIEGQRPKFAQLYIYDTENEVSNRIEIFSSRTNNNNIDQSLVLDLKDMIDQHNVLAHTFRIVRNYLNQGDIANIRLRLYRKRSKDARVYNLPSSNEVAALIVGDFDSGDAGRDIIVQLKSGHLQRIHDTHTAFIPLQYPMMFPYGEDGYQEDIPLRESHRAHENRKRQRVSLREFIAFRIQERKVEYATIVNGGRLFQQFLVDCFSMIEAQRLTYYRNNQTKVRSDIYKGIQDAVVRGETRASKAGKRIILPASFTGGMRYMFNNCQDAMAICKKYGYPDLFITMTCNSSWQEIGRVNNPRNLKVEDRPDISCRVFKIKLDMIISDLKQGIPFGVLDAGMYTVEFQKRGLPHAHILLWLSGDHKITTTTQIDQLISSELPDPAQHPKLFRAVSTYMIHGPCGRAFSKSPCMKDGYCTKYYPKTFSKTTVIDDSGYPSYRRRDTGVVTEKKGVHMDNRNVVPYNAYLLMSYQAHVNVEYCNKSNAIKYLFKYVNKGPDRVAVGVTKEASSGEDAQVIDEIKQFYDCRYLSACEAVWRTLAYDIHQRWPSVMRLTFHLPGEQNIIFKDDDDLEEIVEEEEGKSSKMLAIPWDYCAMIGNSLQLLMR; encoded by the exons ATGCAAGAAGTCCAAAGAGAAGCAAGATCGAAgagaaaattgatattaaaagacaaagaaaatacaaagcGGACCACAATTCAAG gAAATTCGAGTGATGGTTCCAATGATGTGCATTTTCAATCGGTGTTGTCGAACATTACAAATGGACTCAATACAG GTGAAAAGGAACGATGTTCCAATATTAGTGATATTAGTAATTCAGGTATCACATGCGAAGCATATGATAGCCCATGTCATCAGACAAGTCAACAACAGcttcaacaaacatcaaacaatATCGACCAGTTGCAAAGCCAGC attcatTGGAGTACTCAAATCGAATTAGATTGCAAAGGGATGCAAGACTGAATAGAAAGACTATGCTACTTCAAAAGAGACATG GAGCAAGTAAATCTAATTCAAATTTAGATActaaagaattagaagaagtgtgCATAGCTGAAAAAGGAAGACACCTGAGACAAAGAAAAACATTCTTGAAGGAATTGGctataaatctttcaaaaatttttgaagaagttGAGGATATTACTGAAAACACGACTATATTAGATGATTCTGTGCAAATTGAATACCCAGCCATATTCGATGTTGCTGAGAATACAG ATGTGATAGATATTGGTGACCCAGAATTTTTTTGTCGGCATTGCGACGCCATGATGTGGTATGAGGAGAGATCAGAAAAGTCTAAAACAGGATCCAATATTGAGTTCTCAATATGTTGTATGCGAGGGAAGGTACAATTGCCGTTTTTGCAACGTCCACCTCAGCTCTTGCAAGGTTTATTATCTGGAGCAGACCAGAGAAGCAAACACTTTAAGGATAATATAAGAACTTATAATAGCATGTTTTGCTTCACGTCCCTCGGAGGTAAAATAGAGACCTCTATCAATGATGGGACAGGTCCTCCCCAGTTCATTGTGAGTGGACAAAACTACCACAGAATTGGAAGCTTGGTACCAATTGAGGGACAAAGACCAAAATTTGCGCAGTTATATATTTATGATACAGAAAATGAGGTCTCAAACAGGATAGAGATTTTCAG TTCaagaacaaacaacaacaacattgaCCAGTCCTTAGTTCTAGATCTCAAGGACATGATCGATCAACATAATGTTCTTGCTCACACATTTAGGATAGTGAGAAACTACCTGAATCAAGGAGATATCGCAAATATAAGACTACGGTTGTACCGAAAAAGATCAAAGGATGCAAGAGTCTACAATTTACCATCTTCTAACGAGGTCGCAGCTCTAATAGTAGGAGATTTTGATTCTGGAGATGCAGGGCGTGATATTATAGTTCAATTAAAGTCTGGACATCTGCAAAGGATTCATGATACACACACCGCATTTATTCCTCTTCAGTACCCTATGATGTTTCCTTACGGTGAAGATGGCTACCAAGAAGACATTCCTTTGCGAGAATCTCATAGGGCTcatgaaaatagaaagagacagCGTGTGAGTTTAAGGGAGTTCATAGCATTTAGAATACAAGAGAGAAAGGTCGAGTATGCAACCATTGTCAATGGTGGAAGATTATTTCAGCAGTTCTTGGTTGATTGCTTTTCTATGATTGAAGCACAAAGGTTGACCTACTACCGAAACAACCAAACCAAGGTGAGGAGTGATATATACAAAGGGATTCAAGATGCAGTTGTTAGGGGTGAGACACGTGCTTCTAAAGCAGGTAAGCGTATCATCCTACCTGCGTCCTTCACTGGTGGCATGAGATACATGTTTAATAATTGTCAAGATGCTATGGCAATTTGTAAGAAATATGGATATCCAGACCTCTTCATCACAATGACATGTAACTCAAGTTGGCAAGAGATTGGCAGGGTTAACAATCCAAGGAACTTAAAGGTTGAAGACCGGCCGGATATATCATGTAGAGTATTCAAAATTAAGCTTGACATGATAATCTCGGATCTTAAGCAAGGAATTCCATTTGGAGTGCTAGATGCAG GGATGTATACGGTGGAATTCCAAAAAAGAGGTCTACCACATGCTCACATTCTTTTGTGGTTAAGTGGAGACCATAAGATAACAACGACAACTCAAATTGATCAATTAATATCTTCAGAGTTGCCAGATCCTGCTCAGCATCCAAAATTGTTTAGAGCTGTATCTACATATATGATTCATGGACCATGTGGTAGAGCATTCTCAAAATCTCCCTGCATGAAAGATGGGTACTGCACCAAATATTATCCCAAGACATTCAGTAAAACCACAGTTATCGATGATAGTGGATACCCATCATATAGAAGACGAGACACAGGGGTGGTTACTGAGAAGAAGGGAGTCCATATGGATAATAGGAATGTGGTTCCATACAATGCATATCTACTGATGTCTTATCAAGCGCATGTTAAtgtagagtactgcaacaagtcgAATGCTATCAAATATTTGTTCAAGTATGTGAATAAAGGTCCAGACAGGGTAGCAGTTGGAGTTACAAAGGAAGCTTCCAGTGGAGAGGATGCTCAGGTTATTGAtgagatcaaacaattctatGATTGCAGATATTTGTCTGCATGTGAGGCTGTGTGGAGAACCTTAGCGTATGATATTCATCAAAGGTGGCCTTCAGTGATGAGATTAACCTTTCATTTGCCTGGAGagcaaaatatcatctttaaagatgatgACGATCTTGAAGAAAtcgtggaagaagaggaaggaaaat CTTCCAAGATGCTTGCTATTCCATGGGACTACTGTGCGATGATAGGGAATTCATTGCAGCTATTAATGAGGTAG
- the LOC112805928 gene encoding uncharacterized protein — MTPRYRIKLGVIDDSDCACYVVFDNEAKQVLEESCGGKIHASVKKAFVSRFVNLLEEGISYQIRYFGVGLNKGYFKTTHHEYVVNLNQRTDVHRLPELSSIPRYGFKFVSFDTLNAPGYDCTYLVDVVGYLAEIGNEKTLEKDDKSTKYTVIELEIDDG; from the exons ATGACGccaag GTATCGAATAAAGCTTGGTGTCATTGATGATTCTGACTGTGCATGTTATGTAGTCTTTGACAATGAGGCAAAACAAGTTTTGGAAGAGAgctgt GGAGGAAAAATACACGCCTCAGTTAAGAAGGCTTTTGTGTCTCGATTCGTGAATTTGCTGGAGGAAGGAATATCTTACCAAATAAGATATTTTGGTGTTGGACTCAATAAGGGTTACTTCAAGACTACACATCATGAATACGTGGTTAATTTAAACCAACGTACTGATGTGCACAGACTTCCAGAATTGTCGAGTATCCCACGATATGGATTTAAGTTTGTGAGTTTTGACACTCTCAATGCTCCTGGGTATGATTGCACCTATTTAGttg ATGTTGTTGGATATCTTGCTGAAATTGGGAATGAGAAGACTCTTGAAAAGGATGACAAATCTACCAAATATACTGTTATCGAATTAGAGATTGATGATGGgtaa